The proteins below are encoded in one region of Zavarzinella sp.:
- a CDS encoding AsmA-like C-terminal region-containing protein → MLRKRLTRLAITISFIAIVGIFLYQRFGINEEITNKVRLSLQKKFPNCDIEVGSASFRLFGGIRINHVVITPRSSANREPLIDIPTAIIWPDKEALSRGKLAAWKIEFHQPKIVARRNSAGTWNLLEEFNPANDDEIVPILVLKDATIVVGDDARSATELVTLNEVQLTVINDPQDLFSVELTANSDITGPFQVQAKYRTVGEAIVDISVENLPLHGGVRRLMATLAPDAHEQMQGIRGNVQLNGRLTWRQGHQPTWAYSFDLKLRDASAQHPELPVKFSQLELDANITPETIRVTRFVGQADGTELRAHLEMGNPLHQPEMDFSQIPNLLQHVEVSLVNLELNQALFDRLPPKYKEIQDMFAPKGKADIIVERTFTKEEPKTRITFQPRGMSAMYRGFRYPVDQIRGNIVLTVQENRPNQFELDLVGEGKQKPVTLKGTIVSGLDGSVDLVLTGSDILLDDTLIDALPDHYPTVIRSLQPEAVGDFTARIRHNESIRQKHGPDAFDNEFDITIKKGSLNYQRFRYPLTELAGKLVIRTAQDEPTAVQPIAPGQPVQPFRGEIGSLQIKDFTARGTGGAFLKISGSRTPEDLGAVFRLNISGESVPLDGSLHKAIGDIKLNSAWDSFDPTGRMNCEIRIVLHDRVDEQLKAAEFIPARDLELGLSFNGITIRPVFWPYALNQVTGRLKYADGTVTMGEISGSHQRTSLKVASATIQLPLRGGYYADIRDVRAEHLTIDDDFLHSLPRGIQDTCKSLELNGDFQLHAKQLVVSNYPPEAEGANPMLVGDQAPEEDHLSIYWNGTAQFTNTRFNTGVPWTGVRGRISSWGLFKNNQLDRVVSDLAIDQAAVLKQPVSQLTAAMKIYPQKPDILAIETIRAQIYGGEIGGEARIRMGSPMLFSLSLDGAKLKLEEFAKINHLGPKTQLAGDATLQLRLANPIDPQSRMPVIQGSGAVDIPKGKILDLPFMLDIIKLVRLRPMDHTMFEEAHAVFRIRGNRVRFGQLDLLGNAVSLGGEGEMNLDGTDLDLEFYTVWTDLRNLFGVSGNLSSRLSSLLYKIKVKGELKEGKIRTEQEALPALTDPVRRLFQYVRPNP, encoded by the coding sequence GTGTTACGCAAACGGCTCACACGACTTGCAATCACCATTTCATTCATCGCCATCGTTGGTATTTTTCTTTACCAGAGATTTGGCATCAATGAAGAAATTACCAACAAGGTGCGCCTGTCTTTACAAAAAAAGTTTCCAAATTGTGATATTGAAGTGGGGTCGGCATCCTTCCGCCTGTTCGGTGGTATTCGGATCAACCATGTGGTGATTACGCCACGAAGCAGTGCCAATCGCGAGCCACTGATCGACATTCCAACAGCAATCATCTGGCCGGACAAAGAAGCCCTGTCACGTGGGAAACTAGCCGCCTGGAAAATTGAATTTCACCAGCCCAAAATTGTCGCACGTCGGAACAGTGCGGGAACCTGGAATTTATTAGAAGAATTTAATCCTGCCAATGATGATGAAATTGTCCCCATCCTGGTGCTGAAAGATGCCACCATTGTCGTGGGCGACGATGCACGCTCCGCGACAGAACTTGTGACATTGAATGAAGTCCAGTTAACGGTCATCAATGATCCGCAAGATCTTTTCAGTGTGGAACTTACGGCAAATTCAGATATTACCGGCCCTTTTCAGGTGCAGGCTAAATATCGCACGGTGGGGGAAGCAATTGTCGACATTTCCGTCGAAAACCTCCCACTGCACGGTGGGGTGCGTCGTTTAATGGCCACGCTGGCACCCGACGCCCACGAACAGATGCAGGGAATCCGTGGGAATGTGCAACTGAACGGTCGCTTGACCTGGCGCCAGGGTCACCAGCCCACCTGGGCCTATTCGTTCGATCTCAAATTGCGTGACGCCTCAGCGCAGCACCCCGAACTGCCTGTAAAGTTCAGCCAACTGGAACTGGATGCCAATATTACGCCGGAAACAATTCGTGTTACGCGATTTGTTGGTCAGGCCGATGGAACAGAATTGCGTGCCCACCTGGAGATGGGTAATCCTCTGCATCAACCGGAGATGGATTTCTCACAAATTCCTAATTTATTGCAGCACGTGGAAGTGTCGTTGGTCAATCTGGAGCTGAATCAGGCATTGTTTGATCGCCTGCCACCAAAATACAAAGAAATTCAGGATATGTTCGCACCCAAAGGGAAAGCGGACATTATTGTGGAACGCACGTTTACCAAAGAAGAGCCTAAAACCCGCATTACCTTCCAGCCACGTGGGATGTCTGCAATGTATCGGGGTTTTCGTTATCCCGTCGATCAGATTCGCGGCAATATTGTGCTGACCGTTCAGGAAAACCGCCCCAACCAGTTCGAACTGGACCTTGTCGGTGAGGGGAAACAGAAACCTGTGACCTTGAAGGGTACAATAGTCAGTGGGCTGGACGGTTCTGTCGATCTGGTGCTGACGGGTTCCGATATTCTGCTGGATGATACGCTGATTGATGCTCTGCCGGATCACTATCCCACGGTCATCCGCTCGCTGCAGCCAGAAGCGGTGGGCGATTTTACCGCACGGATTCGCCATAATGAATCGATCCGCCAGAAGCACGGGCCGGATGCATTTGACAATGAATTCGACATCACAATTAAGAAGGGCTCCCTGAATTACCAGCGATTTCGCTACCCACTGACCGAACTGGCGGGTAAATTGGTGATCCGCACTGCCCAGGATGAACCCACTGCGGTGCAGCCCATTGCACCTGGTCAGCCAGTGCAGCCGTTTCGTGGGGAAATCGGCTCGCTGCAGATCAAAGATTTCACCGCCCGTGGCACCGGTGGGGCATTTTTGAAAATCAGTGGCTCCCGCACACCAGAAGACCTGGGCGCGGTCTTTCGCCTCAATATCAGTGGCGAATCAGTCCCACTGGATGGTTCGCTGCACAAAGCCATTGGTGATATCAAGTTGAATAGTGCCTGGGATTCTTTCGATCCCACGGGACGGATGAATTGTGAAATCCGCATTGTGCTGCACGATCGGGTGGATGAACAGTTAAAGGCAGCCGAATTTATCCCCGCACGTGATCTGGAACTCGGCTTATCGTTTAACGGAATCACCATTCGGCCTGTTTTCTGGCCGTACGCACTGAATCAGGTGACTGGACGGCTGAAGTATGCCGATGGCACCGTCACGATGGGCGAAATTTCGGGAAGCCACCAGCGGACAAGCCTGAAAGTGGCCAGTGCCACAATTCAATTACCCCTGCGTGGGGGCTATTATGCGGATATTCGCGATGTCCGTGCGGAACATCTGACGATCGACGACGATTTTCTCCACTCTCTCCCACGTGGGATCCAGGATACCTGTAAGTCGCTGGAACTGAATGGGGATTTTCAGCTCCACGCCAAGCAATTAGTGGTCAGCAACTACCCACCGGAGGCAGAAGGGGCCAATCCGATGCTGGTGGGAGATCAGGCACCTGAAGAAGATCATTTGTCGATTTATTGGAACGGTACCGCCCAGTTTACCAATACCCGCTTCAATACCGGCGTGCCCTGGACGGGCGTCCGTGGGCGAATCTCATCGTGGGGCCTGTTCAAAAATAACCAGTTGGATCGGGTGGTCAGCGATCTGGCAATCGATCAGGCAGCGGTGTTAAAGCAGCCAGTCAGCCAACTCACCGCTGCAATGAAGATTTACCCACAAAAGCCAGATATTCTGGCGATTGAAACGATTCGCGCTCAGATTTACGGTGGGGAAATTGGCGGGGAAGCCCGCATCCGCATGGGCAGTCCGATGCTGTTTTCGCTGTCGCTCGATGGTGCGAAGCTGAAACTGGAAGAATTTGCCAAAATCAACCACCTGGGGCCCAAAACGCAACTCGCGGGTGATGCCACCCTGCAACTGCGGCTGGCCAATCCAATCGATCCCCAAAGCCGAATGCCAGTCATTCAGGGCAGTGGGGCAGTGGATATCCCCAAAGGCAAAATCCTCGACCTGCCATTCATGCTGGATATTATCAAGCTGGTTCGCCTGCGACCGATGGACCACACGATGTTTGAAGAGGCACACGCCGTCTTTCGCATCCGTGGCAACCGCGTTCGCTTTGGCCAGCTTGACTTGCTGGGCAATGCTGTCAGTCTGGGTGGGGAAGGGGAAATGAACCTTGATGGCACTGACCTCGACCTGGAATTCTATACGGTCTGGACCGATCTTCGCAATCTGTTTGGTGTTTCTGGCAATCTTTCTTCGCGTCTCAGCAGCCTGCTCTATAAAATTAAAGTGAAAGGTGAATTGAAAGAAGGAAAAATCCGGACTGAACAGGAAGCCTTGCCCGCATTAACCGATCCCGTTCGACGGCTGTTTCAATATGTCCGTCCGAACCCGTAA
- a CDS encoding IS630 family transposase yields the protein MPGHGWTIRKLCNWIGCQFQRYVSRNTVRRILQLAGLSWKKCKKLFGKGDPEKRAEYLKQFADMYQQMCRGDIVIIYIDESHFHRDMDLGYTWWRKGESAWRVSDCPPLSDRINWYGAYNFSAGACLIWNEGKCNKENTAEFLHRVNDWVERQGRRVVVIWDGAPWHKAKFVRTKASELDIEIVVLPSYSPDFNPIEGLWKWMREEVTQHCCFATLRDLFDACKGFIDTLNETPDEIIKRLWPRFEVDPQAEKLRFSI from the coding sequence TTGCCAGGCCACGGATGGACGATCAGGAAGTTGTGCAACTGGATCGGTTGTCAATTCCAGCGGTATGTATCTCGGAATACCGTGCGGCGGATCCTGCAATTAGCGGGATTGAGCTGGAAGAAATGCAAGAAACTGTTCGGCAAAGGGGACCCTGAAAAGCGGGCCGAATACCTGAAACAGTTCGCGGATATGTACCAGCAAATGTGTCGCGGCGATATCGTGATCATTTATATTGATGAATCCCATTTTCATCGTGATATGGACTTGGGCTATACTTGGTGGCGCAAGGGAGAATCGGCTTGGCGAGTGAGTGATTGCCCTCCGCTGTCCGATCGCATCAACTGGTATGGTGCTTACAATTTCAGTGCTGGTGCATGTTTGATCTGGAACGAAGGCAAATGCAACAAGGAAAACACGGCTGAATTTTTGCACCGAGTGAACGATTGGGTAGAAAGACAAGGTCGACGTGTTGTGGTAATTTGGGATGGAGCACCTTGGCACAAGGCGAAGTTCGTTCGAACCAAAGCCAGCGAGTTGGACATCGAAATAGTAGTTTTGCCCAGTTATAGTCCCGATTTCAATCCCATTGAAGGGTTATGGAAATGGATGCGTGAAGAGGTCACGCAACATTGTTGTTTTGCAACCTTGCGTGACTTGTTCGACGCTTGCAAAGGATTCATCGATACATTGAATGAAACTCCGGATGAAATAATTAAAAGACTGTGGCCAAGATTTGAAGTCGATCCTCAAGCGGAAAAACTCCGATTTTCAATCTGA
- the dcd gene encoding dCTP deaminase, protein MIERDVKIVPFEPQKSRPGVISYGVTSYGYDVRLDQRFKIFTNVFGAVVDPKSFDPRSFVEHEGEHCLIPPNSFVLAETVEYIEIPRDVLVVCVGKSTYARCGLIVNVTPLEPEWRGKVTLEISNTTPLPARIYAGEGIAQMLFFRAADVCKTSYADKRGKYQDQPGLTLPFVQPGDEDGE, encoded by the coding sequence ATGATTGAACGGGATGTCAAAATCGTGCCGTTCGAACCACAGAAAAGTCGTCCCGGCGTAATTTCTTATGGCGTCACCAGTTACGGTTATGATGTGCGGCTGGATCAACGCTTTAAAATTTTCACCAATGTCTTCGGTGCAGTGGTCGACCCAAAATCGTTTGATCCCCGCTCTTTTGTGGAACATGAGGGGGAACATTGCCTGATCCCACCGAACTCCTTTGTGCTTGCAGAAACGGTGGAATACATTGAAATCCCACGCGACGTCCTGGTGGTATGTGTGGGGAAAAGCACCTACGCCCGCTGTGGCCTGATTGTGAATGTTACCCCACTGGAGCCGGAATGGCGGGGCAAGGTGACGCTGGAAATCAGCAATACTACCCCACTGCCTGCACGTATTTATGCTGGGGAAGGGATTGCCCAAATGCTGTTTTTCCGTGCGGCAGATGTCTGCAAAACCAGCTACGCCGACAAACGTGGCAAATACCAGGATCAACCCGGCCTTACCCTACCGTTCGTGCAACCAGGCGACGAAGACGGTGAGTGA
- a CDS encoding TolC family protein produces MRWQGCLIIFLMQSPLVWAQDQFASDRVVPPVVNVPPATKKVPQQQELLPANFQQPKLNPLPKIPDKLPNFNIVLPELSPAIPRTLPRLQGTPPSAVLGDLTLSEVLQSVDNHFPLLQAARLERSVAEGKLLSAFGAFDLNITAASYNSPLATYENYGFTTGLSQAFTDSGVNVFSRYRGGFGDYPVYKGGDKTAEGGEFRAGVSIPLLQNRDIDRARANLQQATIGRDAVEPLIQLQNIRLQLAASRAYYAWVATGQRLRIARELAKLAQDRDEQLRAVVAGQVAAKVERANNLQSLYGRNASLVEAEEMFAKAAVDLSMFLRDTNGESVLPAYGRLPNFPMMSEPDGEQLQAAIDYAWQNRPELLRLAYQREVLEVELRQSQNLTQPAFNAIISGATDVGFGKPATGPSRLDRQSVDVGVEFRLPYQRRDALGKVFAIQAQLAQVNQEIRNQRDVIRTEVQNAFVALERAHEQTKQVSERVRYGRMVADGEQVLFEAGFSEVFKVNIQEQFAFDAQLGEVSAQLKYFIAEAQYKAALGYLVPVR; encoded by the coding sequence ATGCGTTGGCAAGGATGCCTGATTATTTTCCTGATGCAATCGCCGCTGGTGTGGGCACAGGATCAGTTTGCGAGCGACCGCGTTGTTCCGCCAGTGGTCAATGTGCCCCCTGCCACCAAAAAGGTGCCGCAGCAACAAGAACTGCTGCCCGCGAATTTTCAACAACCCAAACTCAATCCGTTGCCCAAAATACCGGATAAATTGCCCAACTTCAATATTGTTCTGCCAGAACTCAGTCCCGCTATCCCCAGAACCCTGCCCCGTCTGCAAGGTACCCCGCCCAGTGCGGTACTGGGTGACTTGACGTTGTCTGAAGTGCTGCAATCAGTTGATAATCACTTCCCACTGCTGCAGGCTGCCCGCCTGGAACGTTCCGTGGCGGAAGGGAAGCTGCTTTCCGCCTTCGGTGCGTTCGATTTGAACATCACCGCAGCCAGTTATAACTCACCACTGGCCACTTATGAGAATTACGGCTTTACCACGGGGCTCAGTCAGGCGTTTACCGATTCCGGTGTCAATGTCTTCAGCAGATACCGTGGGGGCTTTGGCGATTACCCCGTCTATAAAGGTGGGGACAAAACCGCCGAAGGTGGGGAGTTTCGAGCCGGTGTCAGCATCCCTCTGTTACAAAATCGCGATATTGATCGGGCTCGGGCGAACCTGCAGCAGGCAACCATTGGGCGGGATGCTGTTGAACCACTAATCCAGTTACAGAACATTCGCCTGCAACTGGCAGCCAGCCGTGCCTATTACGCCTGGGTAGCGACAGGCCAGCGTCTACGAATTGCCCGCGAACTGGCAAAACTGGCCCAGGATCGCGATGAACAACTCCGAGCCGTGGTGGCAGGCCAGGTTGCAGCGAAAGTGGAACGGGCCAACAACCTGCAGAGCCTCTATGGCCGGAATGCCAGCCTGGTCGAAGCGGAAGAGATGTTCGCCAAGGCGGCCGTGGATCTTTCAATGTTTCTCCGCGATACCAATGGGGAATCGGTGCTGCCTGCCTACGGTCGGCTGCCGAACTTTCCAATGATGAGCGAACCCGATGGGGAACAACTGCAAGCCGCAATCGACTATGCCTGGCAGAACCGCCCCGAATTACTCCGCCTGGCCTACCAGCGGGAAGTACTGGAAGTGGAACTGCGGCAATCGCAAAACCTGACCCAGCCAGCATTTAACGCCATTATTTCTGGTGCCACCGATGTGGGTTTTGGCAAACCAGCTACCGGCCCTTCTCGACTGGATCGACAGTCCGTGGATGTGGGGGTCGAATTTCGCCTGCCCTACCAGCGACGCGACGCCTTAGGAAAAGTGTTTGCCATTCAGGCCCAGTTGGCACAGGTCAACCAGGAAATTCGAAATCAGCGGGATGTCATCCGCACCGAAGTCCAGAATGCATTTGTGGCACTGGAACGTGCCCACGAGCAAACGAAACAGGTTTCCGAACGGGTGCGTTATGGCCGCATGGTTGCCGATGGCGAGCAAGTGCTGTTTGAGGCGGGCTTCAGTGAAGTCTTCAAGGTCAATATTCAGGAACAGTTTGCCTTCGATGCCCAGCTAGGCGAAGTGAGTGCCCAACTGAAATATTTTATTGCTGAGGCACAATACAAGGCCGCCCTGGGATACCTGGTGCCCGTCCGCTGA
- a CDS encoding biotin/lipoyl-binding protein has translation MTMQTIERAPEAGEITHIPDQGIPIAAHMGFSSMELVKSSRRMVQFGRLLGLLFILILIGLIFLPWQQTVTGRGQLIAYKPEERQQTVMAPISGLITKWHVVEGSQVKVGDPIAELVDPDPQYEQRLLERKAILQKRLKEALGQAARRQDAINRIRESRKAQQDSADRAVNIIMQTLSAREKLLNSTEVNLNLAKKELELIEPLVEKGLRPEIELIQRNAKVAELDLAFQRANADVLAAKESVEREKFMRSRVDADTARDLVLAEQDLNRIQGETVEKIRSEIQEIDTTYSRYQMRFVKAPCTGTVFQILQNSSQSGSSLKAGDPLVIIVPDSNDYVAEIFIDGVDAPLIQRGPDGRYPHVRLQFEGWPAVQFTGWPSAAVGTFGGRVRQIDQTDNGKGQFRVLIEPDQQFENDIWPGKEYLRQGNQVVGWVFLNRVTLGWEVWRRLNGFPPVLGKEPPSSPKSDDKK, from the coding sequence ATGACCATGCAAACGATCGAACGTGCACCGGAAGCAGGGGAGATCACGCACATACCGGATCAGGGGATACCCATTGCTGCCCATATGGGGTTCTCCTCGATGGAGCTGGTCAAGTCGTCCCGCCGAATGGTCCAGTTTGGCAGATTACTGGGATTGTTGTTCATCCTGATCCTGATTGGCTTGATATTCCTGCCGTGGCAGCAAACTGTGACCGGACGTGGTCAATTGATCGCCTACAAGCCGGAAGAACGCCAGCAAACGGTCATGGCACCGATCAGTGGGCTTATTACCAAGTGGCACGTTGTGGAAGGTTCCCAGGTCAAAGTGGGTGACCCGATTGCAGAACTTGTTGATCCCGACCCACAATATGAACAACGGTTGCTTGAAAGAAAAGCAATTCTGCAAAAACGGCTCAAAGAAGCACTTGGCCAGGCGGCAAGACGACAGGATGCAATCAACCGCATTCGGGAATCGCGGAAAGCACAACAGGATAGTGCGGACCGTGCCGTGAACATCATCATGCAGACGCTCTCAGCACGAGAAAAGTTGTTGAATAGCACTGAGGTCAATCTGAATCTGGCGAAGAAGGAACTGGAATTGATTGAACCTCTGGTGGAGAAAGGGTTGCGCCCAGAGATCGAGTTGATCCAACGTAATGCCAAAGTAGCCGAACTGGATCTCGCATTTCAGAGAGCTAATGCCGATGTGCTGGCTGCAAAAGAATCGGTCGAACGGGAAAAATTTATGCGCAGCCGCGTGGATGCTGATACTGCACGTGACCTGGTGCTGGCAGAGCAGGATCTGAATCGGATTCAAGGGGAGACTGTCGAAAAGATCCGCAGTGAAATCCAGGAGATCGATACTACCTATTCCCGCTATCAGATGCGTTTTGTGAAAGCCCCCTGTACTGGCACTGTTTTCCAGATTCTCCAGAATTCCAGTCAATCTGGGTCGTCTCTGAAAGCTGGTGACCCTTTGGTAATTATTGTGCCCGACAGCAACGACTATGTGGCAGAAATTTTTATCGATGGTGTCGATGCTCCGCTCATCCAACGGGGCCCTGATGGTCGATATCCTCATGTAAGATTGCAGTTTGAAGGTTGGCCTGCGGTGCAGTTCACCGGTTGGCCTTCTGCTGCTGTGGGAACCTTTGGCGGGCGGGTACGACAGATCGACCAGACCGATAATGGCAAAGGCCAGTTTCGGGTGCTGATTGAACCAGACCAGCAGTTTGAGAACGATATCTGGCCTGGAAAAGAGTATCTGCGACAGGGAAATCAGGTGGTTGGCTGGGTATTTCTCAACCGCGTTACCCTGGGTTGGGAAGTCTGGCGACGACTCAACGGCTTCCCACCTGTACTTGGGAAAGAACCGCCTTCGTCTCCCAAATCGGATGACAAAAAGTAG
- a CDS encoding ABC transporter ATP-binding protein has protein sequence MSSHADNKGTHGHGYQFRPWYRIRQLILVDRSDIYLIVTFALLVAILSLATPIAVEAMVSTVMFGVLLWPIIWLAVALFGFMFLSGLIRVAEVYVIEILQRRIFVRVVERFSRLIPRVQMTEFNHEYGPALINRFFDVQKVQKSMATLLLDGIELVLIIIVGLTVLAFYHPLLLAFDVGLIVCLILLILLGRGGVKTSIEESHVKYEVAEWLQELARIPRTIRTAGGPVIAVNRADHLAHEYVIARKAHFSIVFRQFSFAVLIQIVANVLLLGLGGWLVTKQELTIGQLIASELIIAMVVNSLLKIYKYLDSWYDLFTGVEKLGVIDDLPTERDTGAPLPARPVGISIKVQDATFRIYNQTKFFPNFTIRSGEKIALVGSAGVGKSVLLDFFSGFKEPTSGVVSLDGVSLKELQLESVRQQVSVVHELEIINGTVYDNILLRREALTVEQISEALDRAGILNIVNHLEDGLQTRLMPNGRPLSETEAMRLCIARAIVAGPRLLVLDGVLDRLDLEECPRLLETLFAENAPWTLVVVTRNQEILDRCDRVLNLDYSEVDA, from the coding sequence ATGAGTTCCCACGCCGATAATAAAGGTACGCACGGCCATGGTTATCAATTCCGACCGTGGTACCGAATCAGGCAACTGATTCTGGTCGATCGTTCTGATATTTATCTGATCGTCACATTCGCGCTATTAGTGGCAATCTTATCGCTGGCCACACCGATTGCCGTGGAGGCGATGGTCAGCACCGTCATGTTTGGCGTGCTGCTCTGGCCGATTATCTGGCTGGCAGTGGCCCTGTTTGGCTTTATGTTTCTCTCTGGTCTGATTCGAGTTGCGGAAGTTTATGTCATTGAAATTCTGCAGCGACGAATCTTTGTTCGGGTGGTGGAGCGCTTTTCGCGTTTGATCCCACGTGTTCAGATGACAGAGTTTAACCATGAATACGGACCCGCACTGATCAACCGGTTCTTTGATGTGCAGAAAGTGCAGAAATCGATGGCGACTCTGTTGCTGGACGGTATTGAACTGGTGCTGATCATTATCGTCGGCCTGACCGTACTGGCATTTTATCACCCATTACTGCTGGCCTTCGACGTCGGTCTGATTGTCTGCCTGATTTTGCTGATTCTTCTAGGTCGTGGTGGGGTGAAGACGAGTATCGAAGAATCCCATGTGAAATATGAAGTGGCGGAATGGCTGCAGGAACTAGCCCGCATCCCACGTACCATCCGCACGGCGGGTGGGCCGGTGATTGCGGTCAATCGGGCGGACCACCTTGCCCATGAATATGTGATTGCCCGCAAAGCCCACTTTTCAATCGTCTTTCGGCAATTCAGTTTTGCAGTGCTGATCCAGATCGTCGCCAACGTGCTGCTGCTGGGTCTTGGTGGCTGGCTGGTAACGAAACAGGAACTGACCATCGGCCAGCTAATCGCCAGCGAACTGATTATTGCGATGGTGGTGAACTCGCTGTTGAAGATCTACAAATATCTCGATAGCTGGTATGATCTGTTCACGGGTGTGGAAAAGCTGGGTGTGATCGATGATCTGCCCACCGAACGGGATACTGGTGCCCCACTGCCTGCACGGCCCGTGGGGATCAGCATCAAAGTGCAGGATGCCACCTTCAGAATTTATAATCAAACCAAGTTTTTCCCGAACTTCACAATCCGTTCCGGTGAAAAAATTGCTCTGGTGGGCTCGGCAGGGGTGGGTAAATCAGTGCTGCTCGATTTCTTTTCCGGTTTCAAAGAACCCACCAGCGGTGTGGTATCATTAGATGGGGTATCGCTGAAAGAACTTCAACTGGAAAGTGTCCGGCAGCAGGTATCGGTGGTGCACGAACTGGAGATTATTAACGGTACTGTGTACGACAATATCCTGCTTCGGCGAGAAGCGCTGACAGTAGAGCAGATTTCCGAAGCCCTGGACCGTGCGGGTATTCTGAATATTGTCAATCATCTGGAAGATGGCCTGCAAACCAGATTGATGCCGAATGGACGCCCACTTTCGGAAACGGAAGCGATGCGGTTGTGTATCGCTCGAGCGATCGTTGCTGGCCCCCGCCTGCTGGTGCTGGATGGGGTGCTTGATCGGTTGGATCTGGAAGAATGCCCCCGCCTGCTGGAAACGCTATTTGCAGAAAACGCCCCCTGGACCCTGGTTGTGGTGACGCGAAATCAGGAAATTCTGGATCGGTGTGATCGAGTATTAAACTTGGATTATTCGGAGGTTGATGCATGA
- a CDS encoding GTP-binding protein — MIADSPTDTRLPVTVLSGFLGAGKTTVLNHVLHNRAGMKVAVIVNDMSEINIDGSLVKNGQAALSRTEEQLVEMQNGCICCTLREDLLKEVARLAEEKRFDYLLIESTGISEPLPVAETFTFEHEDGYSLSQLARLDTMVTVVDALNFLEDYQSSDSLQERGQSMGEEDDRDLVNLLVDQIEFANVILINKVDLINQTQLELIQSILKSLNPSAHLIPTSRGQIELGNVLGTGLFDMEKASAAPGWLVLCHI, encoded by the coding sequence ATGATCGCTGATTCTCCAACTGATACCCGGCTGCCCGTTACCGTGCTTTCCGGTTTTCTGGGTGCTGGCAAAACAACTGTCCTGAACCACGTGCTGCACAATCGGGCAGGCATGAAGGTGGCGGTGATTGTCAACGATATGTCCGAAATCAACATTGATGGTTCACTGGTCAAGAATGGCCAGGCAGCACTGTCCCGCACCGAAGAGCAGTTGGTGGAGATGCAGAACGGTTGTATCTGTTGCACACTGCGGGAAGATCTGCTGAAAGAAGTGGCTCGACTGGCAGAGGAAAAACGGTTCGATTACCTGTTGATCGAATCTACCGGGATCAGCGAACCACTTCCCGTGGCAGAAACGTTCACTTTTGAACATGAAGACGGCTATAGTCTATCCCAACTGGCCCGCCTGGATACGATGGTGACGGTGGTGGATGCCCTGAACTTTCTGGAAGATTACCAGTCCTCCGATTCATTACAGGAACGCGGGCAGTCGATGGGCGAAGAGGATGATCGGGATCTCGTGAATCTGCTGGTCGATCAGATCGAATTTGCCAATGTCATCCTCATTAACAAAGTGGATCTCATCAATCAGACGCAACTGGAACTGATTCAATCGATTCTGAAATCGCTGAACCCATCAGCCCATCTTATCCCAACCTCACGTGGGCAGATTGAACTGGGCAATGTGCTGGGAACCGGCTTATTCGATATGGAAAAGGCTTCCGCCGCACCAGGGTGGCTAGTGCTTTGTCACATCTAA
- a CDS encoding helix-turn-helix domain-containing protein, translating to MRKLYIIRLTKQERVELQSVVKKLKGTGQKVRRAQILLKADADGPNWTDERIAEAFSCRTRTVERLRQRFVEQGFEETLNRAKRQQPPVDKLLTGDQEARIIATRLGPPPKGYNNWTLRLLARKVVELEIVESVSYETVRRTLKKMA from the coding sequence ATGCGGAAGTTGTATATCATTCGACTGACAAAGCAAGAACGAGTCGAGCTTCAGAGTGTCGTCAAGAAGTTGAAGGGAACCGGGCAGAAAGTTCGACGTGCTCAGATTCTGCTGAAGGCAGATGCCGATGGTCCGAATTGGACTGATGAGCGTATTGCCGAGGCGTTTTCGTGTCGGACTAGAACCGTGGAACGGCTTCGCCAGCGGTTCGTCGAGCAAGGATTTGAAGAAACACTCAACCGAGCTAAACGTCAGCAACCACCCGTGGATAAGCTATTGACGGGCGACCAAGAGGCCCGCATCATCGCGACTCGGCTTGGGCCGCCTCCGAAAGGCTACAACAACTGGACGCTTCGGTTGCTGGCACGCAAGGTCGTGGAGTTGGAAATCGTGGAGTCGGTGAGCTACGAAACGGTCCGACGCACGCTAAAAAAAATGGCATGA